Within the Stenotrophomonas sp. 610A2 genome, the region GTGACAACTGGTGCGAGCATGGCACGAACGCCGAGGGCTTCCCCGAAAACCCTTCAGATCGCCATTCCCGCGCAGGCGGGCATGACGATCTGAAATTTTGCTGAGGCCTGTCCGCGTTGTGGCTCCGGATGCCGGAGCCACAAAACATCAAACCCATCAATCAACCGCGCAACACCGCCGCCAACTCATCCGGCGTAGCCGCCAGCGTGCCAGCCCCGGCAGCCTGCAACTCTTCGCGACCACCAAAGCCCCACAGCACGCCGACATTGCGCATGCCGTGGTGACGCGCGCCTTCGATGTCCATGCGGCGGTCGCCGATCATCCAGCACTGCGACGCCTGCAACGACAAACGCTGCAAGGCCTCGGCGATCAGCTCCGGCTTGTGGCTGCGCGAACCATCTTCGGTCGCCCCGATGATGTCCTCGAAGCAGCCACCAAACGGCAGGTGCTCGACGATACGCCGCGCATGCGGCTCGTTCTTGGCGGTGACCACGGCCAGCCGATGGCCGGCCGCGTGCAGGCCCCGCACGACATCACCGATACCGGCGTAGATGTCGTGCTCCTTCCAGCCGTGCACATCGAAACGCTCGCGGTACAACTCCACCGCCCGCTCCACGCGCAGGGCATCGCCAAACAAGGGCGTGAAGCTGGTACGCAGCGCCGGGCCGATCCACTTGCGCAGCTCGGCATCGCCCGGCACCGGATGCTCCATCTGTTCCAGTGCAAAAGCCACGCAGCGGGTGATGCCGACGGCCGAATCAATCAGCGTGCCGTCGAGATCGAAGAAGAAGACTTCGCGGCTCACTGGCCGCGAGCCTCCAACGCTGCCACCGCCGGCAAGGTCTTGCCTTCCAGGAATTCCAGGAACGCGCCGCCGCCGGTAGAGATATAGCTGACCTGCTTGGCGATGCCGTACTTGTCGACCGCGGCCAGGGTGTCGCCACCACCAGCAATCGAGAACGCATTGGAGCTGGCGATGGCCTTGGCCAGCGCTTCCGTACCCTTGCCGAACGCGTCGAACTCGAACACGCCAACCGGGCCGTTCCAGACCACGGTGCCGGCCTTGGCGATCAGTTCGGCGTACTGCGCGGCAGTCTGCGGGCCGATATCAAGAATCATGTCGTCGGCGCCGACGGCATCGACCGCCTTGACCGTGGCTGGCGCATCAGCGGCGAACGCCGGTGCCACCACCACGTCGGTCGGCAGCGGGATTTCAGCACCGCGCGCCTTGGCATCGGCATCGATCTTGCGCGCGGTATCCAGCAGATCGTTCTCGACCAGCGACTTGCCGACACCGTGGCCTTCGGCAGCGATGAAGGTGTTGGCGATGCCACCACCGACGATCAACTGGTCGACCTTGCTGACCAGGCTGGACAGCAGTTCCAGCTTGGTC harbors:
- a CDS encoding phosphoglycerate kinase; this translates as MSIVRMTDLDLSGKRVLIRQDLNVPIDESGKITSEQRITASLPTLKLALEKGAAVLVTSHLGRPKEGVWSEADSLAPVAKRLSELLGVDVPLVKDWVDGVAVAPGQIVLLENCRMNVGEGKDDEALSQKYAALCDVFVMDAFGTAHRAQASTHGVIRFAPVAAGGPLLMAELDALDKALANPARPLLAIVAGSKVSTKLELLSSLVSKVDQLIVGGGIANTFIAAEGHGVGKSLVENDLLDTARKIDADAKARGAEIPLPTDVVVAPAFAADAPATVKAVDAVGADDMILDIGPQTAAQYAELIAKAGTVVWNGPVGVFEFDAFGKGTEALAKAIASSNAFSIAGGGDTLAAVDKYGIAKQVSYISTGGGAFLEFLEGKTLPAVAALEARGQ
- a CDS encoding HAD-IA family hydrolase, which gives rise to MSREVFFFDLDGTLIDSAVGITRCVAFALEQMEHPVPGDAELRKWIGPALRTSFTPLFGDALRVERAVELYRERFDVHGWKEHDIYAGIGDVVRGLHAAGHRLAVVTAKNEPHARRIVEHLPFGGCFEDIIGATEDGSRSHKPELIAEALQRLSLQASQCWMIGDRRMDIEGARHHGMRNVGVLWGFGGREELQAAGAGTLAATPDELAAVLRG